The following are encoded in a window of Rhizophagus irregularis chromosome 4, complete sequence genomic DNA:
- a CDS encoding uncharacterized protein (SECRETED:cutsite_TSA-NN; SECRETED:prob_0.8931); SECRETED:SignalP(1-19), with protein MKSTIFVFGFLAMVAFTSANNDNNYKDNKHVDNYNKHDHKHNHKHNDYDNDYDDKYKKQKNKHGGYRFKRSPAPNGYDKKKNDDYDHKDNKDYNPYYNPYVKDYNPYYNPFVDDYDHKKDNDYDHKKDNDYDHKKDNDYDKHDNKKQKYHKRSPAPNDNDDYKKKNDDYDHKDNKDYNPYYNPYVKDYNPYYNPYVDDYDHKNKDNDYDHHKDNNDYDKHDNKKQKYHRRSPAPNDNDDYKKKNDDYDHKDNKDYNPYYNPYVKDYNPYYNPYVDDYDHKKDNDYDHKKDNDYDHKKDNDYDHKKDNDYDHKKDNDYDYKKDNDYDHKKDNDYDHKKDNDYDKHDNKEQKYKRSPAPNDNDKKKDHDDYGNYNNDYNDYDDYGNDYNKKHDNKKHDKDYK; from the coding sequence atgaaatcgactATTTTCGTGTTTGGCTTTTTAGCCATGGTAGCTTTTACTTCTgctaataatgataataattataaagataataaacatGTAGATAATTACAACAAACACGATCATAAACACAATCATAAACACAATGATTATGACAATGATTATGATGACAagtataaaaaacaaaaaaataaacatggtGGTTATCGTTTCAAACGTTCTCCCGCTCCCAATGGTTACGACAAGAAGAAAAATGACGATTACGATCACAAAGATAATAAGGATTATAATCCATATTATAACCCGTACGTCAAAGATTACAACCCTTATTATAATCCGTTTGTAGATGACTACGATCACAAGAAGGATAATGACTACGATCACAAGAAGGATAATGACTATGATCACAAGAAGGATAATGACTACGACAAGCACgataacaaaaaacaaaaatatcataaaCGTTCACCCGCTCCCAATGATAACGATGATTACAAGAAGAAAAATGACGATTACGATCACAAAGATAACAAGGATTATAATCCATACTATAACCCGTACGTCAAAGATTACAACCCTTATTATAATCCGTATGTAGATGACTATGATCACAAGAACAAGGATAATGACTACGATCATCACAAGGATAATAATGACTACGACAAGCACgataacaaaaaacaaaaatatcatAGACGTTCACCCGCTCCCAATGATAACGATGATTACAAGAAGAAAAATGACGATTACGATCACAAAGATAACAAGGATTATAATCCATACTATAACCCGTACGTCAAAGACTACAACCCTTATTATAATCCGTATGTAGATGATTACGATCACAAGAAGGATAACGACTACGATCACAAGAAGGACAATGACTACGATCACAAGAAGGACAATGACTACGATCACAAGAAGGACAATGACTACGATCACAAGAAGGACAATGACTACGATTATAAGAAGGATAATGACTACGATCACAAGAAGGACAATGACTACGATCACAAGAAGGATAATGACTACGACAAGCACGATAAcaaagaacaaaaatataaacgTTCACCTGCTCCCAATGATAACGACAAGAAGAAAGACCACGATGACTACGGTAACTATAACAATGACTATAATGACTACGATGACTACGGTAAtgactataataaaaaacatgataataaaaaacatgatAAAGATTACAAATAA